A segment of the Necator americanus strain Aroian chromosome IV, whole genome shotgun sequence genome:
TTAAAGGTGAGAGTTTTTGACGTTGGAATCATCGTCGTTTTGTTCacacacttatttttttactttaattcacatttttggaaaaaaaagaataaaatttcttcttaaacaACCAAAACCCACATTCTCTTATGTTTCGtacttcatttttgtttgtggAATCTGATATTAGTAAAGTACCACCGTACGACCGtaagatttaatttttctaattccaTTAATTTCTTCCACGAAGGCTAATAGCGAAATTTTAGCTACGGTTTTTCTCGcaattatttactttcacAACGTTTTCACGCCTAATGTTTAGGAGTGGAGAAATCCAAtccttttcagctttttttatcGAACATACCATCGGAATACCTCCAATATTTTTCCATTGACCGGAGCCGCTGGAAAGAAACATTTGGTTGTCTTTTCAGTGCTGgaggtatttttttctattctcaaGCGGATATAAATCTAGTCATTCTTGCTCTTCCTcgccatttattttttctccaaatgaaATCCgctggaggggggggggggccagCAAAAAGGGAAATATTTCGAATTTACTAAAAAATAGTGATCGTTTCTTGACTGTTTAACTAGGATTTTATGATTGATCACCTTTCTCGCtctcttttatgtttttcgCTTGGAGTTTCGTGTTTGAATCCCTGGATGACCTCCTGGAATTggtcaaaaattaattttaggGAGATTCCTCGTTTTTTCACAGTAGGATTTCCCTGAGATGAACGCTTATGGAAATTCTCAgtgtcaattttcttcaaaccaTAGTTTTCGGGCGCTCGTCGAACAAAGTCTTTATgagcggaaaaaaataattttagggaattttttcaatactatggttttttttggggggggagGTTCCACACCCAGATCAATCCTTCCACAAAGGTGTGATGACCTGTGCTGGTTGTGATGTCTCAACGTTCGTTTGGAACGAGGACCGACCACTTCCCCGTGGCCCCATCGTTTTTGTGTGCTAATCTCCTTATGTGGCCTATTGTCTCATGTCACTTACCGTATTTGTGCCCGGATATCGTTATGTGCCGACGTGAAACAACGACGTCGTCGGGGTCAAATCCTCAGTCAACACATCGAGAGACGTCTATTAGAATGAAATCCAACACCCACAACCCCGTTGAATACCGCGGAGTTAACAAAGCATTCTGTAGCGAATCACACAACATCGCCACCCGCAGCacccatttatttatttttgaaaattctgtgtttattttttagcaCACGTTACCCTCGTTACAAACAACAATGACAGCTTTTCtgtctatttttattattaccttatttttatttcttcccgTTTATTTTTCTAGCTTCACTTTTACTTTTCCCCCTATTTTTGATATATTTgaatatattttgtatttctaCCTAAATCAtctgaaaatttaatttaaatttaatgtCTTAAAAATTATCACTCGAAACAAATAGCTTTTCGTAAGCTGATTTTTGGGGAATGTTTTAACTGCTTTTAATactttaattaataataacaataatagaagtaataataaataatataatttaaatagtaatataatgttaatggaatattttttgcgtttcacctctaaaaattttaaaaattaacacTTGAAATAATTAGCGTTTCATAAGTTGCTATAAATTTTGTAATATGTAGTTGCTTCTTGGCCATATTCCatgattttcaggaaaatagatctacgaaaaaaaaacataaacattaaTATTCTTGCATAAATACACATATATGCTCAGTATGACAAGCTAGAGCTAGAGGTTGACTTTAAcgcatttttcacaaaaaaaaatcattccactatttttattttcatttatttttatttttatattactttCAATCAAATGTAGTTTCTTAATTAGAACCACGCAAATTTCATAAGTTTagttcaaatttatttatttatttatttattaaaaatagtGATAAGAATAAGGATATGTCGATATTTGATATCATTTACTTAGTTCTTACTTTaccttttcatttctctagCAACTTTTTATCCCTTTCTCTCTTcatctcctttctttctttccgtttTCTCTTCTATCTCTTTCCTGTATGTTTGCATGACCTTTTCTTCACTTATTTGCTCATTCCTTAATTTCAGATCGTTCTTTTGCATTTGCAAACGTGTTCACTCCACATTTATTTCACTGactacttccagaaatttttccctgcgctttttcatttccattttgcatgtattttgtttttttagaaggaaaatcTCATCCATCTCCTTTACATTTAGTTCTTAGTTTTTATTATGTGCTTTCTCACCGCAATCAACAACTTTGGCATTCTTTTGTACTCCAACCAATAATCCTCAGAATTGAGGAATAGAttcaggaagttttttttttcttccatatatacatatgcatGACTTGTTCATcttctaaaataataaagaaatttcggcttgaatagattttcttctattgaAAAGAGATTTTCTGGATCTCGAAGAGATTTCATCGTTTTTACTAGTTATTGGTTTTTTCGCTGGGTGTCCTGGAGTACGGTCACTGACGAACGCAGAAAGGTTTGAAAGATTGCAAAAAAGCACCTGATGGTTTCGtctcagaagtttttttttactgttcatcgacgtttcatctttttccttgaattaaTAGGATTACGATGGGGTTCAGGAAGAGGTTTTTGTGGGAATCGTTTGTTGTAAGTATtgctttcctactttttttttcactattaaATACCTCTTAGTCATCCTTCTTCCTCGCTCTTTACACTCATCATGGGACCTTTTTTTAGCTCGGATGTTGGAATACACGATCCTCATTAAATAGGCAGAGATTTGCGGATTTGTGGATCCGCTTGCAACATTGCGTgctaagaaagaaagaaagaaacgctaacattccgaaaaatttttaaaaaaaaaagctaaagagGAAGTAGATGTCTTGCCCGGCGTTTATCACCCATTTCTCAGTTATCCACGCGTCGGCATCCACGTGAAAGCCCTTTGTAGACGTAATATTTGCCGTTGCGCGTAACGTTTGATTACTGTACAAACGTGGCGGCAGCTTAGAAACAAACTGTACACTTCGGGAACTTTCTATGAGCACGACACTTactcttacttacttactctTACTTTTTCTCGGTAGTGTTTTAGTAATGCTGTTGCTATTTTTAGTCGAAGCAATTCGCCGTCTTTATGCGGAAGTCAGTTGTCGCGTCGAGCCGTGGGACAATTTTTCCACTGAAATTAGCAGCTCAATACATGAATGTAGTTGATGGCGGCGAtggcggtggcggtggtggtggcgtTGAAGCGCCGTCGTCGACGAGTGGTAGTGGCTTTGTCCTTTTGTTCGAAGCGCGACGTGGCCgattgcttttcttttctggaaccaCCACCACGTTACGCCCACATTTGGCAAATTTTGCCGTTTCATCTCGGCGGATTCGTCGGTTCAAAAATCATcatcgctcttttttttctttcaacttttgTGTTGCTTCACtgcactgatttttttctcttcgtgaGGAAAACTTCCTGAACTCTTCCTGACGCTATGATCCGAAGCTGTTGTCGTTGTTTTTCGGAGCGGAGAGGAGCCCTTAATTTCGAAAGCTGTCGAACATACGGCGCCACTTAATTTCATCGAAATCCCCTAAAATTAATCGCCAACACTTGACATCTACAAAGCTTTTCGTCTACGTCAAATCCTTATTCGTACGTTTTCTTTTACGATGCGCCAAATTCTTGGAGTCCTATTTTCTGTAATTcccctttttttaattttttttttttggaatttagcaCTCTTTTTACTGGAGGATGcgattattgctttttttaaaatagaaattgaagaaaaatattgcatACTTTTTGTACTTGACATATCCAGATCTTTGTATACTTTTTATatgttctaatttcttttcttaaatagTTTCAGATATTTTTCTCAGACTTATTTTGATGAGTTTCTtggaatttgagaaaaatcgtTACCTgaagaatggatttttttttcaaaaatgtcctCCGGAAATATTTCTTGTCAGATGTATCCGTATAATGTGTAGGGCACCGTCGTTTCCTCCAACCTTCGACTACCATACTTTGTTACAGTACCAGTGAATCATTTCTTCGTGTTTTCCGTGAAATTAAAGTTTTGTTAGGtggagaaattttaaaacaaatgttCGATGAGAAATTACTCAATGGACAATTCTTTTCTCACCTTTAACTTTCTATGAAAAGCTTAATTATTCTAATAGTAGATTTCTTTACTTGAATCTCGTGCTTGTTCGTCCTTTCTTCTTCCACCTACAAATTACCTCCTACAAATTTCTTCGACGGCCGCCTATAAGTGCATTTATGTCCAGTGACACTTTTCTGATTTACTGCAAATAGGAGATAGTTTGCGTAGGCACGACCTTCCGAGCCGAACAACACAATCCTCTCTCTTTTTATTGGCCTCCACTGTCCAATAACTAGGTGGCAGATCATTTTCGTGGCATGAAAATCAGGGGCTCGAAGGATGAATAGCGCGTTAACGTATAGCGAGGAACAAGGTACTCGCTACCAGGGATTATTTAAAACTTTATTGTGGTATCTCTAATTCTTTCTAATTCTCTAATTCTAATTCTCTAATTCTCTTTATCTTTAGTATCTCTAATTGATTAACACCTTGACATTTTGCTCTTTTCAGCCTCTCacacataataataataataataataataataataataataataataataataataataataataataataataataataataataataataataataataataataataataataataataataataataacaataataataataataataataataataataataataataataataataataataatgtaccGAATAGTCCTGGTTTTTTCCGTGAAATTATTAAACAAATCACCGAAGTGGACCACTGTAGATCACATTTGGCATATTTTACGGACATTTTGCGATAATGGACGAAAGTCTAaaacgtatttttttctcttgctcaACACCTTTCCTATAAACTCTAACGATATTTGATTAATATCTGTTTATTAAGATAATACGAATATgcaactcttcttttttcgctcaaaATTTTAGGCAGGgaatttg
Coding sequences within it:
- a CDS encoding hypothetical protein (NECATOR_CHRIV.G13429.T1) is translated as MSVKYAKCDLQWSTSVICLIISRKKPGLFGTLLLLLLLLLLLLLLLLLLLLLLLLLLLLLLLLLLLLLLLLLLLLLLLLLLLLLLLLLLLLLCVRG